Proteins co-encoded in one Candidatus Krumholzibacteriia bacterium genomic window:
- a CDS encoding 4Fe-4S dicluster domain-containing protein, whose translation MEARRHRYTLLIDLDRCDGCGACSVACAIENNCAVPPAEAGPRKSILPLRVDRVVHQQGGEVDEVFVPIMCQHCQHHTPCAMVCPQTAVDLDPETGVVSQVVDRCLGCRYCMAACPYHARSFNWWRPEWDTSLARHL comes from the coding sequence ATGGAAGCACGTCGTCACCGCTACACCCTGCTGATCGACCTGGATCGATGCGACGGATGTGGAGCGTGTTCGGTCGCCTGCGCGATCGAGAACAACTGTGCCGTTCCGCCGGCCGAGGCGGGCCCACGCAAGTCCATCCTGCCCCTGCGCGTCGATCGTGTCGTGCACCAGCAGGGTGGTGAGGTCGACGAGGTCTTCGTGCCGATCATGTGTCAGCACTGTCAGCACCACACCCCCTGCGCGATGGTCTGCCCGCAGACCGCCGTCGATCTGGATCCCGAGACCGGGGTGGTGTCGCAGGTGGTCGACCGCTGTCTCGGATGCCGTTACTGCATGGCCGCGTGCCCCTACCACGCGCGCAGCTTCAACTGGTGGCGGCCGGAGTGGGACACGAGCCTGGCCCGGCACCTCG